The genomic segment AAAAGGACCTTAGACACTTTTTATACAAAGAGTATCTAAAGGTGCTTTCTATTGCCCAGCCTGATGTTTTTATTATGGAAAACGTTCGTGGAATTCTATCTGCAAAGGTAGATGGTGAAATTATGTTTCCGCGAATTTTGAAAGATTTACGTAGCCCCGGTCGAATAACAAAAATAGCGACACCTAGGTATAAAGTTTTTTCCTTAGTGGTAGGCACTGAAAACGTAAATAACCCTTCATACGATGACCCTACGGATTTTCTGATTAAGGCTGAGAACTATGGTGTACCTCAAGCTCGCCACCGTGTGATTTTATTAGGTGTTCGTGCTGACGTTGAAGGAGTTCCTAGGACGCTGGCGCGAAGAAAAAGGCAAACGACAGTAGATCAAGTTTTATCTGATTTGCCTAAGCTGAGAAGTGGTTTTTCTAAGCGTAAAGATGAAGTGAAAGAATGGGAAAGAGCTGTTTCAAAGAATGGAACTCAAGTTAAGAAGTTGCTGAGAAAGCAATTTAAGAATGCTCAAGATTTAGACCTTAAGCCTTTTAAAAGGCTTAACAGAAGTGAGATTCAGCCTGTAACTCACCCTGAAAAAATGCCAATTCACCTGATTCAGTGGTATCGCAATAATGCTCCAACTAGTGTGCTTAATCATGAGACTCGTGGCCATATGGAAAGTGATTTGTTGCGCTATGCATTCAGCGCTGCGTATACCAAGTTGAGTGGTGGAACGTCACCAAAGGCTAGGGACTTTCCTGACGCTCTTGCTCCTGAACACGAAAACTGGAAGTCGGGCGCTCATGCAGACCGCTTTAGAACACAAGCTGCGAACAAGTGCTCAACGACTGTTACTAGTCACATTTCAAAAGACGGCCACTATTTTATTCATTATGACCCTAAACAATGCCGCAGCCTAACGGTACGCGAAGCTGCTCGTTTACAGACGTTTCCTGATAACTATAAGTTTGAAGGGAATAGAACACAACAATACGTACAAGTAGGAAATGCTGTGCCACCATATTTAGCACAGCAGATTGGTAAGGTTGTATTAGAGTTACTTAGTTAGTGTCACTGAAGATGAGAATAGTCGGGAGTACTTATTTGGCTAGAATAAGCGCCTAGACGATCAATAACTGACTTATGCGTATTTCGCTGATTCCGGACACCCATTCTCCCTTGTGTCCGGATTATGCCGGAATAGGTGTCCGGTTTGCTCCGGCGTATGCACTTATGTGTGGGCCGGAAACCATTGGAGTTATCTTGCCGGTGTAATCGAACTCTTTGCACGTAAACCGAACGGTTGGGCGAGTCATTTTCGCCCGATAGCCAATGGACAGGTAAGGTGCTTAAGATGGCCTATGAGTCACGCAGTAGGCTCACTAATCTCTTATTCCAAAGTATCAAGGCAGTCATTCACTTTTGATGGTTATAGTTAAAAAGAAACTATACCTGGGCGTGTAGCCATTCGACCATACCAAGCCTGAATATCTTTGAGCAACTCATCTCGTATGCGTCCAATTGGAATTAACTTGTCTGAGTCAGGTGTGTAACTTATTTCGCCTTGAACTCCTTCTCCTCTTGAAGAGTAATACTCGTTTTTTTCCACTAGAGATACGACTAACTTAGAGTTGAATATAAACCTGAATTTTTTTCCATCAACTTCAAATACGGGAGTGTCTTTCAAGTTATCTGTAGGTAGTTTTTGTTTGGCATAGAAGTGAGTTTGATGTTCTTCAACAACCCTTATTCCTACTAGATACCTTCTCCAAAAAGCTTTCTTTTGAGCATGATCACAGGATGGAGTTATATCCATGAGAACTAGCTCTACATTGTCGAGGATGTCTCTGGCGCCCTCAAAACCTTTTTGCTTGTTTATATCGTCCTTGACGAATGCATCTTTAATGAATTCTTTAGTGTTATCTTCAGCTATCGCTAGAACCCCGAGATCGACACTCCCATTCGCCGGCCACTTAAATACGCCACCTGGAGCCTTG from the Shewanella japonica genome contains:
- a CDS encoding DNA cytosine methyltransferase, which gives rise to METGEVLVIDLFAGPGGLGEGVSSCVHENGNKPFQIGVSVEKEPSAHKTLTTRAFYRKIIETEDGLSSYQSYLYNELTRSELFDRFPIQAAEAQQETLFKPHALGADNKDIHERIRELVNAHGEKPKVVIGGPPCQAYSMAGRSRNAGIKDYVAKKDLRHFLYKEYLKVLSIAQPDVFIMENVRGILSAKVDGEIMFPRILKDLRSPGRITKIATPRYKVFSLVVGTENVNNPSYDDPTDFLIKAENYGVPQARHRVILLGVRADVEGVPRTLARRKRQTTVDQVLSDLPKLRSGFSKRKDEVKEWERAVSKNGTQVKKLLRKQFKNAQDLDLKPFKRLNRSEIQPVTHPEKMPIHLIQWYRNNAPTSVLNHETRGHMESDLLRYAFSAAYTKLSGGTSPKARDFPDALAPEHENWKSGAHADRFRTQAANKCSTTVTSHISKDGHYFIHYDPKQCRSLTVREAARLQTFPDNYKFEGNRTQQYVQVGNAVPPYLAQQIGKVVLELLS